The window TGCTGATGAGTGGTTGAAGCAGGATGAATAATAAGCGATTTTGCATCTCCAACATTTGCTAAGTGTGAGAACAGCTTAACATTATTAATTATTTTCTTTGCTGCTTCATATCCGCCTTTTGGTCCAAATGTAAAGATAGCACCTGGCCCTTTTGGCAGGTATTTTTTGTAAAGGTCATAGTATTTGTTGTCCTCTAAGGCCGGGTAGTTTACCCACTCCACTTTTGGGTGTTCATTTAAATACTTTGCCAATTTCATTGCGTTGTCAACATGCTTTTGCATCCTCAAAGATAGCGTCTCAACACCAAGAAGTATCAAGAACGAATTAAACGGCGAAATGCATGCACCAATGTCGCGCAAGAGCGTAAGTCTTAGCTTTGCGATGTATGCAGCATTTCCAAATTCTTTTGCATAAACAAGACCGTGATAACTCGGATCTGGCTTAGTTAAGTCTGGAAATTTCTCATTCCATTCAAATTTTCCAGAGTCAACTACAATACCAGCAATTGACGTCCCATGTCCACCTAAAAACTTTGTCATTGAGTATACAACAATGTCTGCACCATGTTCAATTGGTCTGAACAAATAAGGTGTTGCAAATGTGTTGTCTACAATAAAAGGAATTCCATTTTTATGGGCAATATCTGCTATTGCTTCAAAATCCGGAATGTTTATATTAGGGTTGCCAAGAGTTTCAACAAAAATGGCTTTTGTCTTATCTGTTATTGCTTTTTCAAATTCTTCTGGATAGTCAGGGTTTACAAATTTTACTGTGATGCCAAGTTTTCTTAATGTGTGAGCAAATAGTGTATATGTCCCGCCGTACAAAGTCGAAGCAGCTACAACCTCATCCCCACTTTTTGCGATGTTCAAAATCGCATAAGTGATAGCAGCTTGCCCTGAAGAGGTAGCAACAGCTCCAACACCACCATCAAGTGCAGCAATTCTTTTTTCCAAAACATCAGTGGTCGGATTTCCTATTCGTGTATATATATTTCCCGCTTTTTTGAGTGCAAACAGGTCTGCTGCCTCTTCAGGTGTATCGAAAATGTAAGAGGTTGTCTGGTAAATTGGAACAGCTCTTGATTTTGTCTCTCTATCAACAAACTGCCCTGCATGAAGTTGAAGAGTATCAAAACCGTATTTTCTTTCTTCCATCTTCTCTTTTCCCCTTTCGTTAATTTTTATAATATCCTGGTTTTCAAAAAAGATAAAAAAATAGTCTTCCTGCAGATAAGCTACAAGAAGACTTTTTTCAAAATCTTCTTACTTCTTATCTGCCAGGTATTTTAAAAATACCTGCTGGAATTGGCACCAAGAAAAAGGGCACCCCTACCTTTTTCCGGTTGCCGGGCTTCATTGGGCCAGTCCCTCCGCCACTCTTGATAAGAAGTAATTTTGATAATATTCAATTGTATTGCTTTAGATTATATCAAATTATATTACCAGGGTCAATACTCTACTTTTTAAATCTGAATTCTCGGGTTTTCTTCTGACCTTCTGTAAATAACAATCTTTCTGCCAATTACCTGTACAGGCTCAGCATTTAGTTTTTCACAAACTATAGCTATCGCCTCTTTTGGTTCTATTTTGCAATTCTTCTCAATTGAAATTTTGATAAGCTCTCTGGCACAAAGTGCTTCGTCTATCTGTCTTAATACCCTGTCAGTAATTCCTTCTTTGCCAATGTGAACTATTGCATCTAAAGCATTTGCCATTGACCTTAGTTTTGCTCTTTGTTTGGATGAAAGCATTCTTCACACCTCCCCATAAAACTAAAACGGCAGAAAGGAACTTGCCTTTCTGCCGGCGTTTTTTATCTTTACACTTCTACTTCTTTTCTTGACCTTCGCCGCTGCTTCTCGTACTCTGGATCCCCCTTTTTCCAACCGCTTCTTACCTTCTCAACTACCATTTGTTTTGATACATCCACAACAAACCCGTTTTCCTTAAAACAAAAGTATGTGGTATTACCTACCTTGCAGTTCCCACAATTGATGCACTCCATTTAGAAAAGATAACCTCCAAACCTTTTAAGAATTTCTTTTTGCTTGTCAATTATTTTAACCCATTTTTGCTGTTTTGTCTATATCCATTTTTATGATAAATCTAAAACTTATTCATAATATTCAAACTCAACATCAAGTATCCTCACAATGTCGCCATCCTGGATTCCCATCTCTCTTAACTTGTCAAAGACACCAAGCTTGTTTAAGAAATTTTGAAAATACCTGAATGAGTCATGGTCATTTAAAACTATGTTTCTTGCAACCTTTTCTACAACTGTTCCTTCTACAATATATATACCATTTTCTTTTCTGATAGTTAGCGGCTTTACATCCTTTTTCTTATAGTACACAAACGTCCGCGGCTTTGCATCCTCTTGTTCATTTTCAGCTGCCTTTTGCTGCTTTAAAAGTTCATAAGCTCTTTTTAAAACCTCTTTTACACCCATGCCAGTTGCAGCAGAGATGGGATACACTTCATACCCCATCTTTTCAATCTCACTTTTGAAAAGTTCAAAATACGCCTGTGCATCAGGAAGGTCCATCTTGTTTGCAGCAACAATTTGAGGCTTTTGTGCAAGATCTGAACTGTATTTTTTAAGCTCCTCATTGATTTTTATAAAATCTTCAACAGGCTCCCTTCCTTCGCTTCCCGACACATCAACAATATGAATCAAGACCTTTGTTCTTTCAACATGTCGCAAAAACTGATGCCCCAGACCTGCTCCTTCGCTTGCACCTTCAATAAGCCCCGGAATGTCGGCAAGAACAAAACTTTCACCCTCGCTAATATATACAATTCCAAGGTTTGGATACTTTGTTGTAAATGGATAGTTTGCTATCTCAGGTCTTGCATTTGTTGCAACGGACAAGAAGGTTGACTTTCCAACATTGGGATAGCCGATGAGCCCAACATCTGCTAAAACTTTTAATTCCAAAATTACCCAAAGCTCGTCCCCTTTCTCCCCAACCTCGGCAAACCTTGGTGTTTGTCTTGTTGCTGTTGCAAAATGTGCATTTCCTCTGCCACCTCTACCACCATGTGCAACAATTGCTCTGTCGCCTTCTCTCGACAGGTCAGCAATTATCTCACCAGTTTCAGCATCTTTTATCACAGTTCCAACAGGAACCTTTATTATCAAATCCTCACCGTCTTTGCCGTGCATATTGTTAGGTCCGCCACGCTCACCGTTTTGAGCCTTGTAATGTCTTTTGTATTTAAAATCAAGCAGGGTGTTGAGTTCTCTGTCTGCAACAAATATTACATCTCCGCCTTTTCCACCATCTCCTCCTGCAGGACCTCCTGCTGGAACGTACTTCTCCCGCCTGAACGCAACTATACCATCTCCGCCGTCCCCTGCTTTTACGTAAATTTTAGCAACATCTACAAACATAAAATTCACCTCTTATTTGAAAAACTCTATTAGGAATCATTTCTCAAGATACAAAAAAAGAGACAAACCTTCAATTAAGTTTGCCTCTTTTTAAAAAGTCATACTATTTTTGAATTATTGAACAGCTACCATCTCTTCGGCTGGAATAACTGATACAAACTTTCTTCCACGTTTTGTCTCAAACTTTACATAACCGTTTACCAAGGCAAACAATGTATCATCTCCGCCACGACCAACGTTCTTGCCTGGGTGGAATTTAGTCCCTCTCTGTCTTACCAAGATATTGCCTGCTAAAACAAACTGGCCATCTGACCTTTTAACACCAAGTCTTTTCGACTCGCTATCTCTTCCGTTTCTTGTTGAACCGCCAGCTTTCTTGTGTGCAAACAGCTGAATGTCAAATACCAATTTCATCTTCTTTCACCTCCACTTTAACATATTTGGGATATTGAGATTCTATTTCTTTTAAAGCCAAATACGCTGTTTGCAAAAGCAGCGAACTTTCCTTTAAAACATTTTCATTTTCATCTATAATTTCAAACTCTAAATATCCACTTTCCTGTTTTATTCTGTGGACTGCCTTTAATATTTCTATGCACCCGTTTACATTTGCAAGAATTACACTTGAGACTGCGCTACATACAATGTCTTTCCCACGTGGTGCAAAACCACTATGCCCTTTTACAACTACTTTGTAATAATATCCTATCTTTTTCCGTTTAAAAAAGGTTGCTATAATCATTTTGAATTCTTTTGAAAATCTTTAGAATCTATTTTACAATCTTTGTTATCTGAAGCTTTGTATACCACTGACGGTGACCAAGTTTTCTGTGATACCCTGTCTTTGACTTATAGGTAAATACTATGATTTTCTTATCTTTAGCATGCTCTAAAACCTTTGCTTCTACATAAGCACCATCAACATAAGGTTTGCCTACCACAAACCCATCATCAGATGAAATAGCAAGCACTTTGTCAATCTTAATCACACTGTCAACATCTGCATTTAGCTTTTCAACCTTTAAAACATCGCCTTCTTGCACTTTATACTGCTTTCCGCCAGTCTCTATTATTGCATACATCCTCTCTTCTATACCTCCTGCTTTTAAAATTTCTCAAATAAATCACATCTTTCACGCCGCTACGGGAGCATTTTACCCTTTGCGAGCGCAATAACATTCAATATTATAGCATTTGAGCTTCTCAATTACAATAGAAAAATTTTTCTTTGACCATCTTCATTTAGCATTTTGCCATCCTTTATTGATTATTTTTTGTTTCTTTGTAAAACCTCTCTTTTTCGCTATAGATACAACCGCAATATTTCTGAAGATATAGTCCAAGTTCTCTTGCTTTTTGTCTTCCTTCTCTAAAGCCTTCTCTGAAGTCTCTGTAATAAAACTCTATTCCATAACGCTCTGCAATATCCTCACCAAGTTTTTTTATTAAATCGTGTTTTTGGTATGGACTTACTAAAAGTGAGGTTGTAAAAGCGTCAAATCCGCTTCTTTTTGCAACTGAAGCAGTCTTTTCAAGTCTTGTACTGTAGCAATAAACACATCTTGAATTTTCTCTAAATGCGCAGTTTCGCAAAAATTCCTCAAGCGGATACTCTTCCAATACAATCAGCTTATTCCCTCTTATTTCATAAAACTTCTTTGCAGCATCTAATCTATTCTTAAACTCTGTGTATGGGTGAATATTAGGATTGTAAAAAAGCCCATAGACTTCATGTCCTTCCTCTGTAAGCTTGTCAAGAGGATAGATACTGCAAGGCCCACAGCATGTATGCATTAAAATCTTCATCTCTTGTCACCGCCAAACTTCGACTTTGCGATATGAGTTATTGCTTTTTGGGTTGCAACTCTCCCACGTGCAGTTTTTACCAAAAATCCCTCTTGAATTAGATATGGCTCGTAAATATCTTCAATTGTACCTTCATCTTCACCAATTGCGGCCGCAATTGTTGAAAGTCCTACAGGTCCACCGCCAAATTTGTATATTATAGCTTCTAAGATGTTCCTGTCAACAATGTCAAGCCCAAGTTCATCAACTTCAAACATCTCAAGCCCTTCAACTGCAACTTCATACGTGATAATTCCATCGTACTTTACCATTGCAAAATCTCTAATCCTTTTGAGTAGCCTGTTTGCAACTCTTGGTGTTCCTCTTGAACGCTTTGCTATCTCAATACAAGCTCTATCGTCTATATCACATTTCAAAATAGAAGCAGATCGTTTTATTATTTGACTTAGCTCCTCTATTGTATAATAATCAAGCCTTTCAATTATACCAAACCTGTTTCTCAAAGGTGATGATAAAAGCCCTGCTCTTGTTGTTGCACCAATCAAGGTAAACGGCGGTATTGAAAGTCTAATTGTTTTGGCAGATGGACCTTTGCCAATTACTATATCCACTTTCAGGTCTTCCATTGCAGGATATAAGACCTCTTCAATGGTTCTATTTAGTCTGTGAATCTCGTCTATGAATAAAATATTGTTTTCTCCGATATTGGTAAGTATGGCAACCAAATCACCTGCTTTTTCAATTGCAGGTCCGGAGGTTACTTTAATATCAACTCCCATCTCATGTGCTATAACATTTGCTAAGGTTGTCTTGCCAAGCCCTGGTGGTCCATACAAAAGTACATGGTCAAGCGGCTCTTTCCTTTTTTTTGCAGCTTCAATGAAAATTCTTATCTTCTCTTTTACCTTTTGCTGCCCAATATACTCATCCAATGTCCTTGGTCTTAGTGATTCTTCATTTAAATCCTCTATGCTAAGTTTTGCATCCAATAATCTTTCCATGTTATTTCATTCCTTTAAACGAAAAATTTATATTTAAAGTCTTGAGAGACGTCTTAACGCCTCTTTTATTCCATCTTCAATAGAAAGGCTTGAAAAATCCTCTGACGATAAAACCTCATTTATCTCATCCATTTCATATCCTAACGACAAAAGAGCAAGCGAAATCTCTTCAAGTTTTGAATCTTCTTTTTTGATTGCTTGGCTGCTTTCTATTTTAAACTCCTTTTTCAGTGTCTCTTTGAGCTCTAAAATTATCCTACTTGCAGTCTTCTTGCCAATACCTTTTACCTTTTCAAGTCTTGAGCTATTGCCCTTTGCAATCTCTATGATAAGTTCTTCATATGGTATTGTTGAGATTATCTGCAATGCAAGCTTTGCACCAATGCCGCTGACTCTTTGGAGCTTTAAAAAAAGCTCTCTTTCCTCTTTTGTTAAAAATCCATAGCACTCAAGCTCAGATAAACTTTCGTTGAATTTTATATGTACGTAAATTCTCTTTTCTTGGCCAATTAAGCCAAAAAATTGTGATGTATTGCAAAAAATCTTTAAAATAACGTTTTTGTAATTCAATAGTATAAAATTGTTCTGAATCTCTTCAATAACTCCAACAATCGAATCTATCATATCCTTTCCTCCTGAGTTACATAAGAACAGCTCCAAAGAGCATGACAAATAGCAACAGCTAACGCATCTGCAACATCGTCAGGTTTTGGAATATCAGGTAAATTAAGTAACATCTTTACCATTTTTTGAATCTGGGTCTTGTCTGCTTTGCCATATCCTGTTATTGCTTGCTTTACTTGAAGAGGTGTGTATTCATAAACATTCAGACTATTTTGAACACATGTTAGAATAATTACACCTCTTGCCTCTCCTACCGAAATTGCAGTTTTAGAATTTTTATTAAAAAAAAGCTCTTCAATTGCAACCACATCTGGCTGGTAAAGTGTAATAATTGAAGTAAGCTCATTGTGCAGGTGAAAAAGCCGCAGTGACTTTCTCATCTCACTTGATGTTTCAATCTTGCCAAAATCAATTACTCTGAATAATGAATTTCCCTTAAATTCAACTAATCCATATCCAGTTAGTGCAATTCCTGGGTCTATTCCTAAAATTCTCAACTTCCTATCAAGCCCTTTCTATTCCTTAAGATTTTTTCTTAAGAACATTGATTCTTTATTCATTTTAGCACATTTTTTTAATTTTATCTACAGATATATACTTGCATTTTTATTCTTTTTAATTTATAATTATGCAGAGAGGGGGCAGTATATAATGGAGTTTGTAGTACGAAGGGCAACTTATGATGATATAAAAGCAATAAAGGAAATAACAAAAGAAGCATTCACAAAGTATTGCGAGCTTGCAGGAATTGACCCTGCTAAAAACGCAGCTGTGAACGAAACTGAAGAGGATATAAAAAGGGATATAGACACAAAAGAGGTCTATGTTGCTTTTATGGATGGAATAATTGTTGGCACAATCAGAGTTGAAATCTTTCCTGACAAAACAGCATATATTAGCCGTTTCGGTGTAAGGCTCAATTATCAAAACAACGGTGTTGGCAAGGCACTTATGAAGGTTGTTGATGAGAGACTCAAAGAGCTTGGTGTCAAAAAGGTTTACCTTCACACTGCATCTAAGGTGAGAGATTTGGTTCGATTTTACTACGCAAGAGGATTTTATATTGTGTCAACATCAAATGAAAATGGGTACATCAGAGCACTTTTGTGTAAAGAGTATGATGAAGAAAATTAAAGGGCTTTGGACAGTTCATTATAACATGGAAATTTTTAACTTCTTATATGCAAAGCCCTTTTGGACTTTTAATTTCTGGCTCTATAATAAATATTGGGGTGGTAAGAAAAGAAAAAATATAGCACTTATTCTGAATGCCTGCTATAATTAAAATTGTTTTTAGGTATAAAAAAAACACAAAAGAAAGGAAGCATCCAGAATAAGTGCTCAATCATAATTATATCACAGAACTTTTGAAATCAAAAAATATCATTCTCCACCAAGTAGTAGAAAGCGAAAATGAAGTAGAACTCCATATAAGTCAGGCGCAAAAACCTCACAAGCGTCCTAAATGTGGCAGTATCACAAGCAAGATACATGATTATCGTGTCCAAAGAGTAAAGGACATACCAATAATGGGTAAGAGAACATATTTAGTTTTAAGGAAGCGAAGATATGTTTGCAAAGAATGTGGAAAGAAATTTTTTGAACACATAAATTTTTTGGGCAAGCGTCAAAGAATGACAAATAGATTAGCAGCATACATTATAAGTCAGCTTAAGTAGCTTGAGCAGTATGAAAGAAATAGCAAGAAAGACAAATGTATCAGTAACAACAGTTATGAGGTTATTTGACAATGTAAATCCTACCAGGAAGATAGAGGATTTTTCTTCTGAGGCGATATGCATAGATGAATTCAAAGGAAATGCAGGTGGAGCTAAATATCAGTGTATAATTGTAGACCCTGTGAAAAAACAGATAGTAGAAATTTTAAGAGACAGAAGACAAGATGTTTTGATTGAATATTTTAAGAGATTGAAGGATAGGGATAGAGTAAAGTATTTTGTATGTGATATGTGGAGACAATTTGTGGAGACAGCAAAAATATATTTTAAAAACGCGAAAATAGTAATAGACAAATTTCATTTTACAAGATATGTTTATTGGGCATTAGAAAATGTAAGGAAAAGAGTACAAAAGGAATTAGAAGATAATTTAAGGAAGTATTTTAAGAGGAGCAAGAAATTATTGTTAAAGTCTTATGAAGAACTTACAGCAGAGCAAAGAGAAGAGTTAGAAGTGATGTTTTGGTACAGTAGAGATTTAAGGAAAGCGCATAGACTGAAGGAAGAATTCAGGAAAGTTTTAGAAAGCAGTAATTCAGCAGAAGCAAAAGTTGAATTAAAAAAGTGGATAGAGGCGGCAGAGAGAAGTGGTCTTTGTGAATTTTGCAGATGCATAAAGGTTTTTAGGAACTGGTTTTCAGAGATAGTAAATTCTTTTGATGTTCCATATACAAATAGTGTAACAGAAGGTTTTAACAATAAGATAAAAGTTTTAAAGAGAGATGCATATGGGTATAGAAATTTTGAGAGATTTAGAAAGAGGACATTATATAGTTGTGGTAGTTAGGATAAAGTAAAGAGAATAATTAAAACTCACAAAAGTAGCGGGTAAAGGTAGGATTGAGTTTTTAAAATTGCTTACCTGTAATAGGCATATATTACAATTAATGCTTGGTTGATAAAACTGAAAAAGGTGGGCATTCAGAATACCCACCCCAACTCTTGACAAAGAGCCAATATTATATCGCATTTTTTGTAACAATTCATCTCCATTTTGTAGAAGATGGAGTCTTCTTGCCTGATTTAAGATAAAACAAACGAGGGAATGTTCCCCTCTTTGAGCTTTCAAGCTTTTAATCATTTTCTATGTAAACTATGAAGCTCTTACAACTTTTTTCAAAAACCGAATATCAATCTCATGCTCAACTGTCATGTCACGCAAATACTCAAACCCTTCTTTTAATCTTCCTGTCTGCTGCTCTAAATTGTCAAATCTCTTGTACACTTCATCTCTGAACATAATCATCTCTGTTCTAAATTCTGTCAAGAACGCAACCTGGTCATATACAGCATTCATTCTTCTTGTCAGTTCCTTGTCATTTTCCTTTAATATTACAATGTCTTGTTTGATAACCTGAACATCTTCTTCTAATCTTGCAACCCTCTCTTCAAGTCTGTCCAGTCTCATCTCCACAATATCAAGTCTTTTTTCTACTTTGTCAAGTCTTTCCTCAACTCTGTCAAGCCTTTCCTCAACTCTGTCAAGCCTTTCCTCAACTCTGTCAAGCCTTTCCTCAACTCTGTCAAGCCTTTCCTCAACTCTGTCAAGCCTTTCCTCAACTTTATCAAGTCTCTGCTCAACCATGTCAAGCCTCTGCTCAACTTTGTTAAGCCTCTGTTCAATTCTATCTAATCTCTTATCAATAGAATCAAGTCGCATATTAATCTTTTCGAGGTTTCCAAGTATAGCTTGCAGGATATCATTTTCTGGCATTTTTTACCTCCAGAGTTTTCAAATTTGTAGAAAGATTATATCACATTTTTTGGCCAATTTCCTTAGTACTTTATTCCATACCTTTAATAATCTGGATTTGATCCCTTGCAAGTTCAAGAATGTGAGGATTGTTTCGAGCTTCTTTGCTTGATATAAGCCTTGAAAACCATTTTTTCGCCTCTTCAATTTCACCTACTCGTCTCGAAAGTTCACCAATTAAATACATGACTGTTGCCAGATCTATTTCGTCTCCTGAGCCTTCTTCATGTTCAAATGCATCCTTGTATGTTTGAAGAGCAAGTTTTTGAAACTCAAGCTCTTTTTCTTTATCTTGGTTTAGTCTGTAGAGCCACGAAATTCTCAGTAAAATTCCTGCCACCTCATATTTGTTGATTTTTCTCTTAGATGTTGCTGTAATCAAAGCAAGCTTATATAACGTAATAGCATCATCTACTGTTCTTTCAAATGGAATCTCTCTTTTTACCCATTTTGAAGCAACCTTTTCTTTCAATAACTCTATATCCCACTTTGTAAGTTTCCTAAAATTTTTGCTAAGCGCTGCATAACCACATTCCCCGCAGACAATTACATCGTATAATAGTGGATTTACACCTTTGTAGTATACGCACAGGTCTGTGTCTCTGCCATCTACATAAATTGCTGAACTTTTAACAAATGGTGCTTTAATTGTAGCCCCGCAGACAGGACATGTCAGTTGTTTTTCGTAGATATCCATGAAAAAGCCCCCTTTTAGTTGTAAATAGAAGAAGTTACGGTGGAATTCTCTTTTGTGCCTACCAATATTATAGCATTTACTGGTTTGTAATAATCAATGGATAGTAGTTTTTTCTCTTTTAACTTCCCATCTTTATAAATCAGCATATAAGTTTTCACCTTTAAACCGTTTTGGGGCTTATTAGAGAGTCTTTGTACACCTTTTGGTAAATTAGGGTCGTTCTTGTATACTTTTTTATAAGGCACCTTTTCTAAAATTTCTGACTCAAACTTAACCACTTCATCTTTATGAGTATTTTCTCCGTATAGATTAACAGTGACAGTATTTTGAGAGGTATAGCTTTCAAGGTAGATTGGTGCGTTGGTTGTATTTTTAAATTTAAAATCAATTGAACCTGAAGCAATTGTAGCATCACGGCCTGGTGGTACATAAGAAATCAAAGCTGAGTGTGGAGCCCTTTCAACTACCTTGAGCTGGGCCATTAATACTGCATTGTACATTGTTGTTGCTATCTGGCAAAGTCCACCACCAACACCATCGACAAATTCATTGTTTACA is drawn from Caldicellulosiruptor naganoensis and contains these coding sequences:
- a CDS encoding ribosomal-processing cysteine protease Prp; this translates as MIIATFFKRKKIGYYYKVVVKGHSGFAPRGKDIVCSAVSSVILANVNGCIEILKAVHRIKQESGYLEFEIIDENENVLKESSLLLQTAYLALKEIESQYPKYVKVEVKEDEIGI
- the ruvA gene encoding Holliday junction branch migration protein RuvA, coding for MIDSIVGVIEEIQNNFILLNYKNVILKIFCNTSQFFGLIGQEKRIYVHIKFNESLSELECYGFLTKEERELFLKLQRVSGIGAKLALQIISTIPYEELIIEIAKGNSSRLEKVKGIGKKTASRIILELKETLKKEFKIESSQAIKKEDSKLEEISLALLSLGYEMDEINEVLSSEDFSSLSIEDGIKEALRRLSRL
- a CDS encoding DUF2225 domain-containing protein → MDIYEKQLTCPVCGATIKAPFVKSSAIYVDGRDTDLCVYYKGVNPLLYDVIVCGECGYAALSKNFRKLTKWDIELLKEKVASKWVKREIPFERTVDDAITLYKLALITATSKRKINKYEVAGILLRISWLYRLNQDKEKELEFQKLALQTYKDAFEHEEGSGDEIDLATVMYLIGELSRRVGEIEEAKKWFSRLISSKEARNNPHILELARDQIQIIKGME
- a CDS encoding epoxyqueuosine reductase QueH, producing the protein MKILMHTCCGPCSIYPLDKLTEEGHEVYGLFYNPNIHPYTEFKNRLDAAKKFYEIRGNKLIVLEEYPLEEFLRNCAFRENSRCVYCYSTRLEKTASVAKRSGFDAFTTSLLVSPYQKHDLIKKLGEDIAERYGIEFYYRDFREGFREGRQKARELGLYLQKYCGCIYSEKERFYKETKNNQ
- the ruvC gene encoding crossover junction endodeoxyribonuclease RuvC, with product MRILGIDPGIALTGYGLVEFKGNSLFRVIDFGKIETSSEMRKSLRLFHLHNELTSIITLYQPDVVAIEELFFNKNSKTAISVGEARGVIILTCVQNSLNVYEYTPLQVKQAITGYGKADKTQIQKMVKMLLNLPDIPKPDDVADALAVAICHALWSCSYVTQEERI
- the rpmA gene encoding 50S ribosomal protein L27; translation: MKLVFDIQLFAHKKAGGSTRNGRDSESKRLGVKRSDGQFVLAGNILVRQRGTKFHPGKNVGRGGDDTLFALVNGYVKFETKRGRKFVSVIPAEEMVAVQ
- a CDS encoding ISL3 family transposase produces the protein MRLFDNVNPTRKIEDFSSEAICIDEFKGNAGGAKYQCIIVDPVKKQIVEILRDRRQDVLIEYFKRLKDRDRVKYFVCDMWRQFVETAKIYFKNAKIVIDKFHFTRYVYWALENVRKRVQKELEDNLRKYFKRSKKLLLKSYEELTAEQREELEVMFWYSRDLRKAHRLKEEFRKVLESSNSAEAKVELKKWIEAAERSGLCEFCRCIKVFRNWFSEIVNSFDVPYTNSVTEGFNNKIKVLKRDAYGYRNFERFRKRTLYSCGS
- a CDS encoding transposase family protein, translating into MLNHNYITELLKSKNIILHQVVESENEVELHISQAQKPHKRPKCGSITSKIHDYRVQRVKDIPIMGKRTYLVLRKRRYVCKECGKKFFEHINFLGKRQRMTNRLAAYIISQLK
- a CDS encoding GNAT family N-acetyltransferase, whose translation is MEFVVRRATYDDIKAIKEITKEAFTKYCELAGIDPAKNAAVNETEEDIKRDIDTKEVYVAFMDGIIVGTIRVEIFPDKTAYISRFGVRLNYQNNGVGKALMKVVDERLKELGVKKVYLHTASKVRDLVRFYYARGFYIVSTSNENGYIRALLCKEYDEEN
- the rplU gene encoding 50S ribosomal protein L21, whose product is MYAIIETGGKQYKVQEGDVLKVEKLNADVDSVIKIDKVLAISSDDGFVVGKPYVDGAYVEAKVLEHAKDKKIIVFTYKSKTGYHRKLGHRQWYTKLQITKIVK
- the obgE gene encoding GTPase ObgE, whose protein sequence is MFVDVAKIYVKAGDGGDGIVAFRREKYVPAGGPAGGDGGKGGDVIFVADRELNTLLDFKYKRHYKAQNGERGGPNNMHGKDGEDLIIKVPVGTVIKDAETGEIIADLSREGDRAIVAHGGRGGRGNAHFATATRQTPRFAEVGEKGDELWVILELKVLADVGLIGYPNVGKSTFLSVATNARPEIANYPFTTKYPNLGIVYISEGESFVLADIPGLIEGASEGAGLGHQFLRHVERTKVLIHIVDVSGSEGREPVEDFIKINEELKKYSSDLAQKPQIVAANKMDLPDAQAYFELFKSEIEKMGYEVYPISAATGMGVKEVLKRAYELLKQQKAAENEQEDAKPRTFVYYKKKDVKPLTIRKENGIYIVEGTVVEKVARNIVLNDHDSFRYFQNFLNKLGVFDKLREMGIQDGDIVRILDVEFEYYE
- a CDS encoding O-acetylhomoserine aminocarboxypropyltransferase/cysteine synthase family protein, which gives rise to MEERKYGFDTLQLHAGQFVDRETKSRAVPIYQTTSYIFDTPEEAADLFALKKAGNIYTRIGNPTTDVLEKRIAALDGGVGAVATSSGQAAITYAILNIAKSGDEVVAASTLYGGTYTLFAHTLRKLGITVKFVNPDYPEEFEKAITDKTKAIFVETLGNPNINIPDFEAIADIAHKNGIPFIVDNTFATPYLFRPIEHGADIVVYSMTKFLGGHGTSIAGIVVDSGKFEWNEKFPDLTKPDPSYHGLVYAKEFGNAAYIAKLRLTLLRDIGACISPFNSFLILLGVETLSLRMQKHVDNAMKLAKYLNEHPKVEWVNYPALEDNKYYDLYKKYLPKGPGAIFTFGPKGGYEAAKKIINNVKLFSHLANVGDAKSLIIHPASTTHQQLSEEEQRAAGVLPEMIRLSVGIEDIDDLIYDIESALNKI
- the ruvB gene encoding Holliday junction branch migration DNA helicase RuvB produces the protein MERLLDAKLSIEDLNEESLRPRTLDEYIGQQKVKEKIRIFIEAAKKRKEPLDHVLLYGPPGLGKTTLANVIAHEMGVDIKVTSGPAIEKAGDLVAILTNIGENNILFIDEIHRLNRTIEEVLYPAMEDLKVDIVIGKGPSAKTIRLSIPPFTLIGATTRAGLLSSPLRNRFGIIERLDYYTIEELSQIIKRSASILKCDIDDRACIEIAKRSRGTPRVANRLLKRIRDFAMVKYDGIITYEVAVEGLEMFEVDELGLDIVDRNILEAIIYKFGGGPVGLSTIAAAIGEDEGTIEDIYEPYLIQEGFLVKTARGRVATQKAITHIAKSKFGGDKR
- the yhbY gene encoding ribosome assembly RNA-binding protein YhbY; the encoded protein is MLSSKQRAKLRSMANALDAIVHIGKEGITDRVLRQIDEALCARELIKISIEKNCKIEPKEAIAIVCEKLNAEPVQVIGRKIVIYRRSEENPRIQI